The nucleotide sequence CTGCATCACCGGCGAACGTCTGATCCCACTGCCCGAACGGCAGGTTAGATGTCAGGATCATCGCGCTCTTCTCGTAACGTTTGGCGATGACCTGGAAGAACAGCTTTGCCTCTTCCTGACTGAACGGCAGATAGCCGATTTCATCGATGATGAGCAGCTTTGGTGCCATCACGCCACGGTGAAGCGTGGTTTTATAGCGACCCTGACGTTGCGCCGTTGACAGCTGAAGCAACAGGTCCGCCGCCGTTGTGAAGCGAACCTTGATGCCCGCACGCACTGCCTCGTAGCCCATGGCTATCGCCAGATGCGTTTTCCCCACACCCGAGGGGCCCAGTAACACGATGTTTTCGTTACGCTCGATGAAGCTCAGGGAGCGCAGCGACTGGATTTGCTTCTGCGGGTGCGCCGGTGGCGAAGGTGAAGTCGTATTCCTCGAACGTCTTCACCGCCGGGAAGGCTGCCATCCGCGTGTACATCGCCTGTTTACGCTGATGCCGGGCCAGTTTCTCCTCATGTAACAGGTGCTCCAGGAAGTCCATGTAGCTCCATTCCTGAGCCACTGCCTGTTGCGACAGCGCCGGCGCTGCACTGATAAGACTGTCCAGCTGGAGCTGTTCGGCAAGTACCATCAGCCGTTGATGTTGCAGTTCGACCATCATGCGGCTCCTCTGCAGAACGTGTCATAGATGGACAGCGGATGATGAAGCGGTTGCCTGTCGAAGGTCACCAGACTTTCATCGACCTGCACCTCATACTGTTTTTTCTCCGGCGGCAGAGCCAGCATGGATTGCTGTTCTTCCACCCAGCGATCGCAGGGGCGGGTCTGGATGGTTTCATGCCTGCGCTGATTGGCCACCTCGTATAGCCAGCGCAGACCGTAACGGTTGGCGGTTTCAACGTCGACGGTGATCCCCATCGGACACAGACGCGTCATTAATGGGATATAGAAGCTGTTGCGGGTGTACTGCACCATCCGCTCCACCTTGCCTTTAGTCTGTGCCCTGAAGGGACGGCACAGCCGGGGAGAGAAGCCCATCTCTTTGCCGAACTGCCACAGGGAAGGATGGAACCGGTGCAGTCCGGTCTGGTAAGCATCACGCTGGAGTACCACCGTTTTCATATTGTCGTACAGGACTTCCTGCGGTACACCGCCGAAGAAGCTGAACGCATTGCGGTGACAGGCTTCCAGCGTGTCGTAGCGCATGTTGTCGGTGAACTCGATGTAAAGCATTCTGCTGAACCCCAGAACGGCCACGAACACATGCAGGGGTGACTTTCCGTTTCGCAGGGTCCCCCAGTCAACCTGCATCTGCCGTCCGGGTTCGGTTTCGAAGCGAACGACCGGTTCTGCCTGTGCAGGGAGGGTCTGCGAACGGATGAACTCCCTCAGGATGGTCATCCCCCCACGATAGCCCTGCTCCGTGATCTCGCGGGCGATGACCGTCGCCGGGATTTTATAGGGATGCGCATCGCTGATCCGCTTAGAGATGTAATCACGGTATTCATCGAGCAGTGATGATGATGCCGGGCGTGGTAAATACTGCGGCTTTTCAGATTTGGCTTTCAGATGGCTGCGGACAGTATTGCGCGAAATACCCAGTTCCCTGGCGATGGCCCGGATACTCATTCCCCGCTTGTGCAGGACTTTAATTTCCATACGAATCTCAAACGTGATCATAAGCTCCCCTGTATTCAGAGGAGCAGATTAACCCCTGGATCAATTTTCAACCGCTGGGGTGGATCAGTTTTGCACCGTTGGTAACAGGGATCTCCCATAGCGCATTTTCGGTGTCTATCTCCTGCCAGTTCGCCGCTCTGAGTTCGCCAGTGCGCACACCGGTTAGAATCAGTAAACGGGCCGCCAGCAGCACCAATTTGCTACCGGTATAAAGCGGCTTAATCTGAGCAATCGGTTTGTTGCCAATATACGGAAAAACGTCTTTATTGAAGGCTTCCATAATGTCGGAAGCATAGCCCGCCGCCATCCGAGAGCTTATAGGGCTTGTCTTTAGGTTTGGCGGTGTCTACCTGCCTGGCATTGAGTTTCATTGGGGGTATCTCCACAAGACCGAACAGCATATACCCCTAGATATACCCCCATCTGACTGTAGATTTTGGGGTATCTCAGTAGA is from Dickeya dianthicola NCPPB 453 and encodes:
- the istA gene encoding IS21 family transposase, which produces MITFEIRMEIKVLHKRGMSIRAIARELGISRNTVRSHLKAKSEKPQYLPRPASSSLLDEYRDYISKRISDAHPYKIPATVIAREITEQGYRGGMTILREFIRSQTLPAQAEPVVRFETEPGRQMQVDWGTLRNGKSPLHVFVAVLGFSRMLYIEFTDNMRYDTLEACHRNAFSFFGGVPQEVLYDNMKTVVLQRDAYQTGLHRFHPSLWQFGKEMGFSPRLCRPFRAQTKGKVERMVQYTRNSFYIPLMTRLCPMGITVDVETANRYGLRWLYEVANQRRHETIQTRPCDRWVEEQQSMLALPPEKKQYEVQVDESLVTFDRQPLHHPLSIYDTFCRGAA